A part of Myxococcus landrumus genomic DNA contains:
- a CDS encoding prolyl oligopeptidase family serine peptidase, whose protein sequence is MKLTTALAAATLLLPLASPAAGKGPSKPPATAKKEVVDTYHDTQVKDPYQWLEESNDASVQQWNDAQNAHTRAILDKLPGREPLRQRITELLTWKSPGYGKLTEAGGTLFGGKFQPPRQQPFVVVLGSVEDTSKERVLLDPMVLDPAGHTTIDFFVPTRDGKKLAVSLSKKGTESGDVFIYDVATGKQVPDEMVPRVNGGTAGGGVAWNADGTGFFYTRYPRGEERAPEDRDFFQQVYFHKLGTPTAQDTYALGKDFPRIAMTDLESSPDGKYTSALVANGDGGEFMLFLHGPEGKWTQVTKFADKVIGSHFGHDGNLYLLSRQDAPRGKVLRLPLATPSLDKATVLVPEGEASIQGVYPAKTRLYINEQLGGPSQVRMVDLTGKDLGLVPTPPVSSVGGLVSAGGDDVYFSNVSFVQPQAWYRFTAKDGQVTKTALARTSPLDVSDVEVIRTEATSKDGTKVPLTILKKKGTKLNGNNPALLTGYGGFNISISPGFSPLAGLWLEQGGVYAVANLRGGSEFGEKWHAEGSLTKKQNVFDDFYACAKLLVEKKYTQPKKLAIQGGSNGGLLMGAVVTQHPEAYGAVVARVGLYDMLRSERTSNGQFNVTEYGTVKDAEQFKALLAYSPVHNVKDGAKYPPVLFTSGANDPRVDPFHSRKMVARMQAATSAKSPILLRADAETGHGSGTPLSARIEEEVDAYSFIFSQLGVKYLPPAKNLAAPKQQ, encoded by the coding sequence ATGAAGCTGACCACCGCATTGGCCGCGGCGACCCTGCTGCTGCCACTGGCGTCCCCCGCCGCGGGCAAGGGCCCGTCCAAGCCACCCGCGACGGCGAAGAAGGAAGTGGTGGACACCTACCACGACACCCAGGTCAAGGACCCGTACCAGTGGCTGGAGGAGTCCAACGACGCGAGCGTGCAGCAGTGGAACGACGCACAGAACGCCCATACGCGCGCCATCCTGGACAAGCTCCCCGGCCGTGAGCCGCTGCGTCAGCGCATCACCGAGCTCCTCACGTGGAAGTCCCCAGGCTACGGCAAGCTGACCGAGGCCGGCGGCACGCTCTTCGGTGGGAAGTTCCAGCCGCCCCGGCAGCAGCCGTTCGTGGTGGTGCTCGGCTCGGTGGAGGACACGTCGAAGGAGCGCGTGCTGCTGGACCCGATGGTGCTGGACCCCGCGGGCCACACCACCATCGACTTCTTCGTGCCCACGCGGGACGGCAAGAAGCTGGCGGTGTCGCTGTCGAAGAAGGGCACCGAGAGCGGCGACGTCTTCATCTATGACGTGGCCACGGGCAAGCAGGTGCCTGACGAGATGGTGCCCCGGGTCAACGGTGGCACCGCGGGCGGCGGTGTCGCCTGGAACGCGGACGGCACGGGCTTCTTCTACACGCGCTATCCGCGCGGCGAGGAGCGCGCGCCGGAGGACCGCGACTTCTTCCAGCAGGTGTACTTCCACAAGCTGGGGACGCCCACGGCGCAGGACACGTACGCGCTGGGCAAGGACTTCCCGCGCATCGCGATGACCGACCTGGAGTCGTCTCCGGACGGCAAGTACACCTCCGCGCTGGTCGCCAACGGCGACGGCGGTGAGTTCATGCTCTTCCTCCACGGCCCCGAGGGGAAGTGGACGCAGGTGACGAAGTTCGCGGACAAGGTCATCGGCTCGCACTTCGGCCACGACGGCAACCTCTACCTGCTCAGCCGTCAGGACGCGCCGCGCGGCAAGGTGCTGCGCCTGCCCCTGGCCACGCCGTCGCTGGACAAGGCCACCGTGCTGGTGCCCGAGGGCGAGGCCAGCATCCAGGGCGTCTACCCGGCCAAGACGCGGCTGTACATCAACGAGCAGCTGGGTGGCCCGTCCCAGGTGCGCATGGTGGACCTGACGGGCAAGGACCTGGGCCTGGTCCCCACGCCGCCGGTGTCGTCGGTGGGCGGACTGGTGAGCGCGGGCGGTGACGATGTGTACTTCAGCAACGTCAGCTTCGTGCAGCCGCAGGCCTGGTACCGCTTCACCGCCAAGGACGGCCAGGTGACGAAGACGGCCCTGGCGCGCACCAGCCCGCTGGACGTGAGCGACGTGGAGGTCATCCGCACCGAGGCCACGTCGAAGGACGGCACCAAGGTCCCGCTCACCATCCTCAAGAAGAAGGGCACCAAGCTCAATGGAAACAACCCCGCGCTGCTCACGGGCTACGGCGGCTTCAACATCTCCATCTCCCCGGGCTTCAGCCCGCTGGCGGGCCTGTGGCTGGAGCAGGGCGGCGTCTACGCGGTGGCCAACCTGCGCGGCGGCTCGGAGTTCGGCGAGAAGTGGCACGCCGAGGGCTCGCTGACGAAGAAGCAGAACGTCTTCGATGACTTCTACGCCTGCGCGAAGCTGCTGGTGGAGAAGAAGTACACCCAGCCCAAGAAGCTGGCCATCCAGGGCGGCAGCAACGGCGGCCTGCTGATGGGCGCCGTCGTGACGCAGCACCCGGAGGCGTACGGCGCCGTGGTGGCCCGCGTGGGCCTCTACGACATGCTCCGCTCGGAGCGCACCTCCAACGGCCAGTTCAACGTCACCGAGTACGGCACGGTGAAGGACGCCGAGCAGTTCAAGGCGCTCCTCGCCTACTCCCCTGTCCACAACGTGAAGGACGGCGCGAAGTACCCGCCCGTGCTCTTCACCTCCGGCGCCAATGACCCGCGCGTGGACCCGTTCCACTCCCGGAAGATGGTGGCGCGGATGCAGGCCGCCACGTCGGCCAAGAGCCCCATCCTCCTGCGCGCCGACGCGGAGACGGGCCACGGCTCCGGCACCCCGCTCAGCGCCCGCATCGAGGAGGAGGTGGACGCGTACTCGTTCATCTTCAGCCAACTGGGCGTGAAGTACCTGCCGCCCGCGAAGAACCTGGCCGCCCCCAAGCAGCAGTAA
- a CDS encoding alanine racemase encodes MRGMENASLEALVTPAALVDLDRVETNLQRVSRYTREHGLHWRPHTKTHKTAELTALQLTAGAVGATVATPREAEVMAAVTPDILFAYPPVGAARLAKLMALPPRTKLTVALDSLEALAGLRRAAEQAGRNVGVLVELDLGMRRVGVTTPAQAVALARAMAASPAVTWRGVIFYPGHVRAPLHQQDEAVREQNARLGAFLEELEREQLKPEVVSGGSTPMLWRSHEVKGLTEIRPGINVLNDRNSASIGACAWDDCAFSVLATVVSTAVPGQVVIDAGSKALAKEEGLAPEGGYGALLDRPDIIVRNVSEEHGLLDVSSTSWRPRVGDLVRVVPNHVCAAVNLHERLHVLRGGTVTNTWAVAARGW; translated from the coding sequence ATGCGCGGCATGGAGAACGCCTCGCTCGAAGCGCTCGTGACGCCCGCCGCCCTCGTGGACCTGGACCGCGTGGAGACGAACCTCCAGCGCGTGTCCCGGTACACCCGTGAGCACGGGCTCCACTGGCGTCCCCACACGAAGACCCACAAGACGGCGGAGCTCACCGCGCTCCAGCTCACCGCCGGTGCCGTGGGCGCCACTGTCGCCACCCCGCGCGAGGCCGAAGTCATGGCCGCCGTCACCCCGGACATCCTCTTCGCCTACCCGCCCGTGGGCGCGGCCCGGCTCGCGAAGCTGATGGCCCTGCCGCCGCGCACGAAGCTCACCGTGGCGCTCGACTCGCTCGAGGCCCTCGCGGGACTCCGCCGCGCGGCCGAGCAAGCGGGACGCAACGTCGGGGTGCTGGTGGAGCTGGACCTGGGCATGCGCCGCGTGGGCGTCACGACTCCCGCCCAGGCCGTGGCCCTGGCCCGAGCGATGGCCGCCTCCCCGGCGGTGACCTGGCGCGGCGTCATCTTCTATCCCGGGCACGTGCGTGCGCCGCTGCACCAACAGGACGAAGCGGTGCGGGAGCAGAACGCGCGGCTGGGCGCGTTCCTGGAGGAACTGGAGCGCGAGCAACTGAAGCCCGAGGTCGTCAGCGGCGGCTCCACGCCGATGCTCTGGCGCTCCCATGAGGTGAAGGGCCTGACGGAGATTCGCCCGGGCATCAACGTGCTGAATGATCGCAACTCAGCCTCCATCGGCGCGTGTGCGTGGGACGACTGCGCCTTCTCCGTGCTGGCCACCGTGGTGAGCACCGCCGTGCCCGGACAGGTGGTCATCGACGCGGGCTCCAAGGCCCTGGCCAAGGAAGAGGGCCTCGCCCCCGAGGGAGGCTACGGCGCGCTGCTGGACAGGCCGGACATCATCGTCCGGAACGTCTCCGAGGAGCATGGCCTGCTCGACGTCTCGTCCACGTCCTGGCGCCCGCGCGTGGGGGACCTGGTGCGGGTCGTCCCCAACCACGTCTGCGCCGCCGTCAACCTGCACGAGCGGCTGCACGTCCTGCGCGGCGGCACCGTGACGAACACCTGGGCCGTCGCCGCGCGCGGCTGGTAG
- a CDS encoding styrene monooxygenase/indole monooxygenase family protein, whose amino-acid sequence MASIGIVGAGTAGLHLGLKLLAQGIPVTLYSEQEPDAVRVGRLLNTVTHHAPTRAREREVWVDFWGMPELAMKRLSIHVHAPQPFSVHGRLSEPSLCVDYRVYQPRLAEAFAERGGRLEVMPVDAAMLEKLARRHTLMVVATGRNGLTGLFPRIPELSPHTKPPRVLFAALLKGLRMPQPTSMHTNLIPGQGEVFESQIITRHGRVPSTLIEAIPGTELAALISRKRDEDPAAFDASLLEVMRRFAPATYERIDPTEFGVRGPLDFLQGGFTPTVRRAWASLGEGRYVMAVGDTHVTNDPVAGQGANGASASAFTLAHAIQDALLAERPFDEAFCRDTDARMWAAVAPTTHWSNALLEPPPPHLIDLLVTASRDTFVADAFISDMMIPERILPVCASPEAAAAYVAQARTPRADMLAASGALGWDTGTRIRPLAG is encoded by the coding sequence ATGGCGAGCATTGGAATCGTTGGAGCCGGCACCGCGGGTCTGCACCTGGGTCTGAAGCTTCTCGCCCAGGGGATTCCGGTGACCCTCTACTCGGAACAGGAGCCGGACGCGGTTCGCGTCGGGCGACTCCTGAACACCGTGACGCACCATGCGCCCACGCGAGCACGTGAGCGGGAGGTGTGGGTGGACTTCTGGGGGATGCCGGAGCTGGCGATGAAGCGGCTCAGCATCCATGTGCATGCGCCGCAGCCCTTCTCCGTGCACGGCCGGCTGAGCGAGCCGAGCCTGTGCGTGGACTATCGCGTCTATCAGCCTCGGCTCGCGGAGGCCTTCGCGGAGCGCGGGGGCCGGCTGGAGGTGATGCCGGTGGACGCCGCCATGCTGGAGAAGCTGGCCCGCCGTCACACGCTGATGGTCGTCGCCACCGGACGCAATGGACTCACCGGGTTGTTCCCGCGCATTCCGGAGCTGTCGCCGCATACGAAGCCGCCGAGGGTGTTGTTCGCCGCGCTGCTCAAGGGCCTGCGCATGCCGCAGCCGACCAGCATGCACACGAACCTGATTCCGGGTCAGGGCGAGGTCTTCGAGTCGCAGATCATCACCCGCCACGGCCGCGTTCCCAGCACGCTCATCGAGGCGATTCCCGGCACGGAGCTGGCGGCGCTCATCTCCCGCAAGCGCGACGAGGACCCGGCCGCGTTCGACGCTTCGCTGCTGGAGGTCATGCGCCGCTTCGCGCCCGCGACGTATGAGCGCATCGACCCGACGGAGTTCGGCGTGCGCGGTCCGCTGGACTTCCTCCAGGGAGGCTTCACGCCCACCGTGCGCCGCGCGTGGGCCTCGCTGGGCGAGGGCCGCTACGTGATGGCGGTGGGCGACACGCACGTGACGAACGACCCCGTCGCGGGACAGGGCGCCAACGGAGCCTCCGCGTCCGCCTTCACCCTGGCCCACGCCATCCAGGACGCGCTCCTGGCGGAGCGTCCCTTCGACGAAGCCTTCTGCCGCGACACCGACGCCCGCATGTGGGCCGCCGTCGCGCCGACGACGCACTGGAGCAACGCGCTGCTCGAGCCGCCTCCTCCGCACCTCATCGACCTGCTGGTCACCGCGAGCCGGGACACCTTCGTCGCGGACGCCTTCATCAGCGACATGATGATTCCGGAGCGCATCCTCCCCGTCTGCGCCTCCCCCGAGGCCGCCGCCGCCTATGTCGCGCAGGCCCGGACGCCCCGCGCCGACATGCTGGCCGCCAGCGGCGCGCTCGGCTGGGACACGGGCACCCGGATCCGCCCGCTCGCGGGCTGA
- a CDS encoding ketopantoate reductase family protein: MRFAIVGSGGVGGYYGARLVRAGHDVRFLARGAHLSAMRARGLTILSQEGDFTVPVRAEEDATRLGPVDVVVLAVKNYDVASVLPQVKALVAASEQPALGGTRAVVVTLQNGVDSPSEVAAAVGEPTVIGGTTYMSTAIHEPGVIRQVGTLHRIVLGEAFGDTSHVSERVRVLKDALAGAGLNVEAVADIRGPLWEKLAFLASMSGFCTAGRSAVGVMREGPFFREMFREAVSEVLRVAAAEGVVTTTRAEDVVRFMEDLPREMRPSMMVDFDAGKTLEVEYLQGTVARRGHALGVPTPVMSTLYSVLIPHARGTRQG, encoded by the coding sequence ATGCGATTCGCCATCGTGGGTTCAGGTGGAGTGGGCGGCTACTACGGCGCGCGACTGGTGCGCGCGGGCCATGACGTGCGCTTCCTCGCGCGGGGTGCTCACCTGAGCGCCATGCGTGCGCGAGGGCTCACCATCCTGAGCCAGGAGGGAGACTTCACCGTCCCCGTCCGCGCCGAGGAGGACGCCACCCGGCTGGGGCCCGTGGACGTGGTGGTCCTCGCGGTGAAGAACTACGACGTCGCCAGCGTGCTGCCGCAGGTGAAGGCCCTGGTCGCCGCGTCGGAGCAGCCCGCGCTGGGAGGCACCCGCGCCGTGGTCGTCACGCTCCAGAACGGCGTGGACAGTCCGTCGGAGGTCGCCGCCGCCGTGGGTGAGCCCACGGTCATCGGTGGGACGACGTACATGTCCACCGCCATCCACGAGCCCGGGGTCATCCGCCAGGTCGGCACGCTCCATCGCATCGTGCTGGGCGAGGCGTTCGGCGACACGTCCCACGTCTCAGAGCGCGTGCGGGTCCTCAAGGACGCGCTGGCCGGCGCGGGGCTCAACGTGGAGGCGGTGGCGGACATCCGCGGGCCCCTCTGGGAGAAGCTGGCCTTCCTCGCGTCGATGTCCGGGTTCTGCACGGCGGGGCGCTCGGCGGTGGGCGTGATGCGCGAGGGCCCCTTCTTCCGGGAGATGTTCCGGGAGGCCGTGTCGGAGGTGCTGCGCGTGGCCGCGGCGGAGGGGGTCGTCACCACCACCCGCGCGGAGGACGTGGTGCGCTTCATGGAGGACCTGCCCCGGGAGATGCGTCCGTCCATGATGGTGGACTTCGACGCGGGCAAGACCTTGGAGGTCGAGTACCTCCAGGGGACGGTGGCCCGACGCGGCCATGCCCTGGGCGTCCCCACCCCCGTCATGAGCACGCTGTATTCCGTCCTGATTCCCCACGCCCGGGGCACGCGCCAGGGCTGA
- a CDS encoding Lnb N-terminal periplasmic domain-containing protein: MRLLVTILTTGVLLLGSAWAALALALTGAGPEGAHGWRALGAAVLLGAACFLWLRRGSRAGAVALVVAGCVGVALWGRTVKPATERDWAPDLEKVARADVEGTRVTFHDMRDFRYRSTTDWDAAWFSGTYDAKELTGAWFIVEPFSGFFGAAHTMVSFGFADGRYVVFSVEIRREKGETFSALGGLFRQFELVYVVGDERDLVQLRSNHRRDDVYLYPVKASKERVADFFMDMVARMNALHARPEFYDSVSNNCTTNLVRHFEKVSEVNVPYDHRTLLPAFSDSLAYELGLIDTDAPLDVVRARHRINERAWAASNASDFSARIRDADAPRADSAP, from the coding sequence ATGCGACTGCTTGTGACGATTCTCACCACCGGGGTGCTCTTGCTGGGGAGCGCCTGGGCCGCGCTCGCGCTGGCCTTGACGGGGGCGGGGCCGGAGGGGGCCCACGGGTGGAGGGCCCTGGGCGCCGCGGTGCTCCTGGGCGCGGCCTGCTTCCTCTGGTTGCGGAGAGGCTCCCGCGCCGGCGCGGTGGCCCTGGTGGTGGCCGGCTGCGTGGGCGTCGCGCTCTGGGGGCGCACGGTGAAGCCCGCAACGGAGCGTGACTGGGCGCCGGACCTGGAGAAGGTGGCGCGCGCGGACGTCGAGGGCACCCGCGTGACGTTCCATGACATGCGGGACTTCCGCTACCGGAGCACGACGGACTGGGACGCGGCCTGGTTTTCGGGCACCTACGACGCGAAGGAGCTGACGGGCGCGTGGTTCATCGTGGAGCCCTTCTCGGGCTTCTTCGGCGCCGCGCACACCATGGTGAGCTTCGGCTTCGCGGACGGGCGCTACGTCGTCTTCTCCGTGGAGATTCGCCGGGAGAAGGGCGAGACGTTCTCCGCCCTGGGAGGTCTCTTCCGCCAGTTCGAGCTGGTCTACGTGGTGGGGGACGAGCGGGACCTGGTGCAGCTGCGCTCCAACCACCGCCGCGACGACGTGTACCTCTATCCCGTGAAGGCGTCGAAGGAGCGCGTCGCCGACTTCTTCATGGACATGGTGGCGCGGATGAACGCGCTGCACGCGCGGCCGGAGTTCTACGACTCGGTCTCCAACAACTGCACCACCAACCTGGTGCGGCACTTCGAGAAGGTGAGCGAGGTGAACGTGCCGTATGACCACCGCACGCTCCTGCCGGCCTTCTCCGACTCGCTCGCTTACGAGCTGGGGCTCATCGACACGGACGCCCCGCTGGACGTGGTGCGCGCGCGGCATCGCATCAACGAGCGCGCGTGGGCGGCCTCGAACGCGTCCGACTTCTCGGCGCGCATCCGCGACGCGGACGCACCGCGCGCGGACTCAGCCCCCTGA
- a CDS encoding cyclic peptide export ABC transporter yields MSLLALLFQKSKLPIIFAALLGILTGASSAALVAVMNQALTSRTVADALLLGPAFAGLAAAVLVLRIVSQMQLNSLQQMALLDLRLSLCRRILEAPLRKLEESGQHKLMAALTEDIAVINTTIAVIPSVIISLATLAGCLVYLAWLSGPLLALVLCVVAVVIASVALPNRYAYSQFFRRRESHDALYSHFQTLIDGSKELQLHQARSEDFFNKELQPTAEEVSRISRVTNNLFIIAGGWGGFMVMVVIGIILFVVPRFQAVEMPTLAAYALVVLYLQQPLDGLMHQWPNLSRSHIAMKKLEKLGLSLQDPQPPSRDAVINPGFERIELADITHSYYREHDGATFTLGPINTTLRRGELVFLVGGNGSGKTTLAKLFTGLYVPEKGEMRVDGVPVEAATRRAYRQLFSAVFFDFHLFERMLGLDHPGMEEQARAYLSRLQLEKKVRVENGRLSTVALSQGQRKRLALLTSVLEDRAIYVFDEWAADQDPVFRELFYRELLPSLKQQGKLVFVISHDDRYFHLADRILKLESGQLVSDQGATATATPAKQVG; encoded by the coding sequence GTGTCATTGCTCGCCCTGCTCTTCCAGAAGTCCAAATTGCCCATCATCTTCGCGGCACTGCTGGGCATCCTCACGGGTGCCTCCAGCGCGGCGCTCGTCGCGGTGATGAACCAGGCGTTGACGTCCCGCACGGTGGCGGATGCCCTGCTGCTGGGGCCCGCTTTCGCCGGGCTCGCCGCGGCGGTGCTCGTGCTGCGCATCGTCTCGCAGATGCAGCTCAACTCCCTTCAGCAGATGGCGCTGCTGGACCTGCGGCTGTCGCTGTGCCGGCGCATCCTGGAGGCCCCGCTGCGCAAGCTGGAGGAGTCCGGGCAGCACAAGCTGATGGCGGCACTGACGGAGGACATCGCCGTCATCAACACCACCATCGCCGTCATCCCGAGCGTCATCATCTCCCTGGCCACGCTGGCCGGGTGCCTCGTCTACCTCGCGTGGCTGTCCGGCCCGCTGCTGGCGTTGGTCCTGTGCGTCGTCGCGGTGGTGATCGCAAGCGTGGCCCTCCCCAACCGCTACGCCTACTCGCAGTTCTTCCGCCGCCGCGAGAGCCACGACGCGCTCTACTCCCACTTCCAGACCCTCATCGACGGGTCCAAGGAGCTTCAGCTCCACCAGGCGCGCAGCGAGGACTTCTTCAACAAGGAGCTCCAGCCCACGGCCGAGGAGGTCTCCCGCATCTCGCGCGTCACCAACAACCTCTTCATCATCGCCGGAGGCTGGGGCGGCTTCATGGTGATGGTGGTCATCGGCATCATCCTGTTCGTCGTCCCCCGGTTCCAGGCCGTGGAGATGCCCACCCTGGCCGCGTACGCGCTGGTGGTGCTCTACCTCCAGCAGCCGCTCGACGGGTTGATGCACCAATGGCCGAACCTGTCGCGCAGCCACATCGCGATGAAGAAGCTGGAGAAGCTGGGCCTGTCGTTGCAGGACCCGCAGCCCCCCTCCCGCGACGCGGTCATCAACCCAGGCTTCGAGCGAATCGAGCTGGCGGACATCACCCACAGCTACTACCGCGAGCACGACGGCGCGACCTTCACCCTGGGCCCCATCAACACGACGCTGCGCCGGGGCGAGCTCGTCTTCCTGGTCGGCGGCAACGGCAGCGGCAAGACGACACTGGCCAAGCTCTTCACCGGGCTGTACGTGCCGGAGAAGGGAGAGATGCGCGTGGACGGTGTCCCCGTCGAGGCCGCCACGCGGCGCGCCTACCGGCAGCTCTTCTCCGCCGTGTTCTTCGACTTCCACCTCTTTGAACGAATGCTCGGTCTGGACCACCCGGGCATGGAGGAGCAGGCCCGCGCCTACCTGTCGCGGCTCCAGCTCGAGAAGAAGGTGCGCGTGGAGAACGGCCGGCTCTCCACCGTGGCGCTCTCCCAGGGACAGCGCAAGCGCCTGGCCCTGCTCACCTCCGTCCTGGAGGACCGCGCCATCTACGTCTTCGACGAGTGGGCCGCCGACCAGGACCCCGTCTTCCGGGAGCTGTTCTACCGGGAGCTGCTGCCCTCACTGAAACAACAGGGGAAGCTCGTCTTCGTCATCAGCCACGACGACCGCTACTTCCACCTGGCTGACCGCATCCTCAAGCTGGAGTCCGGTCAGCTCGTGTCGGACCAGGGCGCCACGGCCACTGCCACCCCCGCCAAGCAGGTGGGGTGA
- the hppD gene encoding 4-hydroxyphenylpyruvate dioxygenase, translating to MEFSRVEHAELFVGDAVLSSYFFCHALGFRMVASGGPETGLSGRRSFVLEQGTARLVVTSALDSDGEVAAFVRAHGDGVRDIALGTPDAHAAFSEAVRRGAKAVAEPVTYESNGQRVVKATIAGPGDWVHSFIQRDVPSSSFLPGVYVPVEAGPSGGASLFAAVDHFAFALRPHTLMDTVGFYESVLGFEQTHREDVRTEYSGMSSRVVQSVGGRVCFPLQEPVSGTRRGQLEDFIGAHGGAGVQHIAFLSNDIARAVDALRQHGVSLLDAPKGYYESLEERLGTLSPFEREPLQARNILMDRDSWGALLQVFTRSQHARRTLFFEVIQRHQARGFGGANIQALYAAKEQEAVRAAS from the coding sequence ATGGAGTTCTCGAGAGTGGAGCATGCCGAGCTGTTCGTGGGTGACGCGGTCCTCTCGTCCTATTTCTTCTGCCATGCGCTGGGCTTCCGGATGGTGGCCAGCGGGGGGCCGGAGACGGGGCTTTCGGGACGGCGCTCCTTCGTGCTCGAGCAGGGCACCGCGAGGCTCGTCGTCACCTCGGCCCTGGACTCCGACGGAGAGGTCGCCGCCTTCGTCCGCGCGCATGGAGACGGCGTGCGAGACATCGCGCTGGGGACTCCGGACGCGCACGCGGCCTTCTCCGAGGCGGTGCGTCGCGGAGCCAAGGCCGTGGCGGAGCCCGTCACGTACGAGTCCAACGGGCAGCGCGTGGTGAAGGCCACCATCGCGGGGCCGGGGGACTGGGTGCACTCGTTCATCCAGCGCGACGTCCCCTCGTCCTCCTTCCTTCCAGGTGTCTACGTGCCGGTGGAGGCGGGCCCTTCGGGAGGCGCGTCGCTGTTCGCCGCGGTGGACCACTTCGCCTTCGCGCTGCGACCGCACACGCTGATGGACACCGTCGGCTTCTACGAGTCGGTCCTCGGCTTCGAGCAGACCCACCGCGAGGACGTGCGCACCGAGTACAGCGGGATGAGCTCGCGCGTGGTGCAGTCCGTCGGGGGCCGCGTCTGCTTCCCGCTGCAGGAGCCCGTCAGCGGCACCCGGCGTGGACAGTTGGAGGACTTCATCGGCGCCCACGGCGGCGCGGGCGTGCAGCACATCGCCTTCCTGTCGAACGACATCGCCCGCGCGGTGGACGCCCTCCGCCAGCACGGGGTGAGCCTGCTGGATGCGCCCAAGGGCTACTACGAGAGCCTGGAGGAGCGGCTCGGCACGCTGAGCCCCTTCGAGCGTGAGCCGCTGCAGGCGCGCAACATCCTGATGGACCGCGACTCGTGGGGCGCGCTGCTGCAGGTCTTCACCCGCTCGCAGCACGCGCGGCGCACGCTCTTCTTCGAGGTCATCCAGCGCCACCAGGCTCGCGGCTTTGGTGGCGCCAACATCCAGGCGCTCTACGCGGCCAAGGAGCAGGAGGCCGTGCGCGCCGCGAGCTGA
- a CDS encoding cytochrome P450, with product MDSTQVLSHPPSPWGLPLWGHLLRHDRDPLGFVVESFRKHGDVVRLKLGAETTYLVSHPDHVRYFLTENANNYSKPPLVNDPFLGNGLFVSEGTYWRRQRRLVQPSFHRERLNGLLSGMADLIDGMLKSWEERTRAAQPLDVAEEMGILSLHMTTRALYSEVPDAPTTAAVRRMMHTFNARESLLARVLRLERLPLYRRKWADFFDTQRLMRRKAKEIVERRREGGSEDDIMAMLVAARDRDTGEAMTEKELRDEFMNLFSGNEGPGAALAWGWHLLSLHPEIADRLASESAAVLGGRAPTLEDLPRLRYATQVFEETLRLYPTAWKLVRIAGAADTLGKYPVAPGTVIMSISYILHRHPEFWSSPEVFDPDRFAPGGPARHKFAYVPFGGGQHICIANNLSLMFGALVLAMVSQRFRLRGIPGRRVDIHPGISLLPRGGLPMTLEPRR from the coding sequence ATGGATTCGACTCAAGTTCTGTCGCACCCGCCCAGCCCTTGGGGGCTACCGCTCTGGGGCCACCTGTTGCGCCATGATCGCGACCCTCTTGGGTTCGTCGTCGAGAGCTTCCGCAAGCATGGTGATGTGGTCCGTCTCAAGCTCGGTGCTGAAACGACCTATCTGGTGAGTCACCCGGATCACGTCCGGTACTTCCTCACGGAGAACGCGAACAACTACTCGAAGCCCCCGCTGGTGAATGACCCCTTCCTGGGCAACGGGCTGTTCGTGAGCGAGGGCACCTACTGGCGCCGGCAGCGGCGGCTCGTCCAGCCCTCGTTCCACCGGGAGCGGCTCAACGGCCTGCTGTCGGGCATGGCGGACCTCATCGACGGGATGTTGAAGTCATGGGAGGAGCGCACCCGGGCCGCGCAGCCGCTCGATGTCGCGGAGGAGATGGGCATCCTCTCCCTGCACATGACGACGCGGGCGCTGTACTCGGAGGTGCCCGACGCGCCGACGACCGCGGCCGTCCGGCGGATGATGCACACCTTCAACGCGCGCGAGTCCCTGCTGGCGCGAGTGCTCCGGCTGGAGCGGCTGCCGCTCTACCGGCGCAAGTGGGCGGACTTCTTCGACACGCAGCGGCTGATGCGCCGCAAGGCGAAGGAGATCGTCGAGCGGCGCCGCGAGGGCGGCTCCGAGGACGACATCATGGCGATGCTCGTCGCGGCGAGAGACCGCGACACGGGCGAGGCCATGACGGAGAAGGAGCTGCGGGACGAGTTCATGAACCTGTTCTCGGGGAACGAGGGACCGGGTGCCGCGCTCGCGTGGGGCTGGCACCTGCTGTCACTCCACCCGGAGATCGCCGACCGGCTGGCCTCCGAGAGCGCCGCGGTGCTGGGCGGCCGCGCGCCGACGCTGGAGGACCTGCCCCGGCTGCGCTACGCCACCCAGGTGTTCGAGGAGACGCTCCGGCTGTATCCCACGGCCTGGAAGCTGGTGCGCATCGCGGGGGCGGCGGACACGCTGGGCAAGTATCCGGTGGCGCCCGGGACGGTGATCATGTCCATCTCGTACATCCTCCACCGGCATCCGGAGTTCTGGTCCTCACCGGAGGTCTTCGACCCGGACCGCTTCGCGCCAGGAGGCCCCGCGCGGCACAAGTTCGCCTACGTGCCGTTCGGCGGAGGCCAGCACATCTGCATCGCCAACAACCTGTCGCTGATGTTCGGGGCGCTGGTGCTGGCCATGGTCTCCCAGCGCTTCCGCCTCCGCGGCATTCCGGGGCGGCGGGTGGACATCCATCCGGGCATCTCGCTGCTGCCTCGGGGCGGGCTCCCGATGACGCTCGAGCCCCGGCGCTGA